GCATAATACTCAAAAATAATCTTATCGAGGGGTGCATGATATTTTAAAAAATCATCCAGTCGTTCGGACACGTCAAAAACCACCATGACAACAGTAAATATGGCCATAGTGAATAAAAAAGTACTTAGATACTTTTTGATAATGTAACGATCGATTAACGACAGCATTTTTTTTACTTGAGCTATTTAGTTCTACAAACGTTGATCCAATATTTTTACCATTTTGTTTTTCCAATCGTAGAAAGTTCCATCAATGATTCGCTCCCTAGCCTGATTAACCAACCAAAGGTAAAAATGTAAATTATGTAAAGAAGCAATTTGTGCCCCAAGAATTTCTTGTGATTTAATCAAATGCCTTAGATAGGCTTTCGAATAAAAGTGATCTGCATGCAGATCACTTTCCGCCTCTATTGGTGAAAAATCATCTTTCCACTTTTCATTTTTGATATTGATAATACCATTTTGTGTGAATAGCATACCATTTCTAGCATTACGGGTTGGCATAACGCAATCGAACATATCCACCCCTAAGGCAATATTTTCAAGAATATTTACCGGTGTTCCCACCCCCATAAGATAACGTGGTTTGTCATGCGGTAAGATGTCACAGACAACTTCGGTCATAGCATACATTTCTTCCGCAGGCTCGCCTACCGATAATCCACCTATCGCATTCCCTTCACGGTTAAACGAAGCAATAGTCTCCGCAGATTTTATTCTTAAATCTTTGTAAACAGATCCTTGAACAATTGGAAACAAAGTCTGATCATACCCATAAAGCGGATCAGTGCTATCAAAACGATCCACACAGCGTTTCAGCCAACGATGGGTCATATCCAAAGAACGACGTGCATACCCATAATCACATGGATAAGGCGTACACTCATCAAATGCCATAATGATGTCTGCACCGATAATACGCTGCGTATCCATGACATTTTCTGGTGTAAATAGATGTTTTGATCCATCGATATGGGAACGAAAGGTAACCCCTTCTTCTTTGATCTTACGTACTTCGGTCAACGAATACACTTGATAACCACCAGAATCTGTTAAAATAGGTCGATCCCAACCATTGAATTTATGCAATCCGCCGGCTTTATTCAACACATTCAACCCTGGACGTAAATAGAGGTGGTACGTATTACCCAGAATAATCTGCGCTTCAATATCGTTCTTCAATTCATGTTGATGAATTGCTTTCACTGTACCTGCCGTACCAACAGGCATAAAAATAGGTGTTTGAATGGGACCGTGTGCAGTTTCGACAACACCTGCACGTGCTTTTGACAACTTATCTTGTGCTTGTAGCGTAAATTTCATTAATATTTTTCCTCTGAGACTATTTCTATTTTAAAGAATGATTTGCCATGGAAATGGCGATATCGGCATTTGGAGTAAAAAATTAAAAACTCATTTTCAACTAGTTGCAACTTAAAAAGTCGCTATAGCTTTCCTAATTTCCACCCAAGCTCGGATTCATCCCTAGAATACGTTGCAAAAATACTATAAAAAGATTTGCAAACAGGATGTTTCAAAAATAAATTATCATTTTTCCCCTATAAAAAAGTTGCGGAAAGCACTTATCTTTGTGAGCTATGCTTGACCTTCACGTATTTTTGGCCAATCTTCCATATATTGCTTTCGGAGTATTGGGTCTTTTCCTATTGATACAATTGTACTACATCTTATTTGTATATAGTAAATTGAGTAATTATCAAATTGAACCTGTACAAGAAGGAACCGAATTCCCACCGCTATCCGTTATTATTTGTGCGCACAATGAACAGGATAATATTCCTGAATTCCTTCCGACTATACTGAATCAAGACTATCCCAATTTTGAAGTAATTGTTGTCAATGACTTCTCGACAGACAATACGCCTTGGATATTGCATGATTTCGAAGCAAAATATCCCCATTTAAAAATTGTGGATATCAAAGAGCATATTCGCTTGAAACATGGTAAAAAGTTTGCTGTCAGTATGGGGATCAAAGCATCAAAGCACCAGACACTGGTGTTTACCGATGCGGATTGTGCGCCACAATCTGATCAATGGCTCAAAGAAATTGCAGCAGCTTTCAGACCAGAAACAGAAATTGTACTAGGCTATTCTCCTTATTTTAAGAAAAAGAGCTTGCTAAATCTATTGATTCGATTTGAAACCAGCCATACGGCCATGAGTTATTTCTCCTATGCACTAAAGGGAGATGCCTATATGGGAGTAGGGCGTAACATGGCTTACCAAAAAGACCTTTTCTTTCGCAACAAAGGATTTGCAGCCCATATGCATATTAAATCGGGCGATGATGATCTTTTTGTCAACCAAAATGCAAATCCGACCAACGTTAATATTGCACTGGCAGCCGAATCTATTGTCTATTCAGAACCCAAAGCGACCTGGAGGAGCTATTACAAGCAAAAAGCAAGACACTCAGGAGCCTCTACTATTTACAAAAAGCGACATCAGCGCATGCTGGGCACCCAGCTGGTATCGGCAGTATTCTTTTACATAGCACTTATCGCAACAGCGATTGCCTTTCCAATGTACTGGTATGTTCCTGTTACAGCCTACCTCCTAAGGCTGATTGCACAATGGATAATATTTGCCAACATCTATAAAAAACTAGAAGTAAAGGAACTGATTTGGTGGCTGCCTTTGGTAGACTTCATCTACTATTTCTATATTTGCATCAATGGCATCTTCAGCAGAAAAAAGAAAAAAATAAGCTGGAAATAATTCACTTTTAAAATACGAAGCTTTGAATCCAACAGTTGATATCATCTATAACTATTTTCCAAAATTAACGGATATTCAAAAAGAACAGTTTGCAAAACTTGCCGACCTCTATACATTTTGGAATAGCCAAATCAATGTTATTTCACGTAAAGACATTGATAGCCTCTACCTGCACCATGTGTTACACTCGCTAGGGATCGCTAAATTTGTCCAAGAGCTCACGCCAGGAACACAAATTTTGGATGTGGGAACCGGAGGAGGCTTTCCAGGTATCCCAATGGCCATTATGTTTCCTGAAGTCAAATTCCATTTGGTCGATTCTATCGGCAAAAAAATTAAGGTCGTACGTGAAGTTGCAGCTGGACTCGGTCTCCAGAATGTTGAAGCAGATCATATTCGCGCAGAACAACTCGACGACAAATATGATTTTGTCATATCACGTGCGGTGACAAGACTTGGAGAATTTACGCCTTGGATACAGAATAAATTCGCAAAAAAAGATAAAAACGGGATCCCTAATGGAATTCTTTACTTAAAAGGCGGAGATCTCACCGAAGAGATCAAAGAATCTAAACTCAAAGCAGAATTACACCCACTTTCAGATTACTTTAAAGAAGATTTCTTTGATACAAAATATCTGGTATATGTACCGATGTAATTAAAGTTTGGCATTACCCATAGGAAACTGAAGTCGCCTATGGATAATGTCTACAGAATCGAGGTAGTTCGTTAAACACTTATGGATATAAGCGATCTTCTCATAACGATCATTCTCACGAAGCCACTTTAAGGAAGGCTCATAGTATATCCTAAATTTCCGCAAAGAATCTCCCGATAGCTTGCTGTATTCCCCAGTCAAAGGATACCATTCCTCGCGAATCAGATCCTGTTGGTACTCTTTTTCAAACTGACGTTGAAGTTTTCTCGAATTTCGTCCTTTTCGACTGAATTTATTGTAAAGCTTGTTCAGATTGACAGCAATTCCACCCTGATGAGGCAAGGTCACCATATTTTTCGTATCACCCCAGAAAAAGATCGACTTATACTCCTCCTTTTTTTCTTCCCATTTATCCGCTGCTGATTTACGTTTGATCGAAACAGTATCCAAACGTAAAGTATCGTTTGGACTTCCTTTTTTCCCAATGGTATCCTGATGATAAAATTCCGATGGATAGGCAAAAAGTCCCTGCCGATAAAATGAAAAGTAGACACAGAAAAACAATAAAGATAGAAATCCGATACGTACCATATTTATATTTGATAAACCAAAATAACCAACTATAAATAAAATTAAAAAGTATTTAACTATCTTTAACTTAAGGAACTAAAGACCTAATTCCTTTTTAATTTCTAGGCCAATTAGATTGCCTTCTTCATCCATACCGAACATAGGAAGCTCCGTTTCTGGATTCAGTTTCAGCCAGTTTGTATCATTGTCTTTAATAATCTTTACGTATTCCACGCCATCCTTAAAAATAACATACGTATCTTCTTCCTCAGGGAAAACAGAATAAACTATATCCCCCAATTCGATATCAAAAGGTTCTTTCATTTCCATAGTTAAAATATCATTAATCGCTCAAAGTTACCAATTCCTCTTCTTTCTTTCCAAAATTGACCAATATTTCATCCCACGCGATCTCAAATAAGCTCAGGAAAATTGCATTCATTCCATACCAATCCGCGGGTATTCCAGCAAGCACGTGATCTCCTCCGATTAACAACTTCGCAATTCCACTAAAAATACAACAAGCCTGAGCAATTCTAACAAAAAGTACAACAGCTAGTTATATTTTTCATATATTTAGATAAACCCAATTATGAAACTAATTTATCCCATAGCTTTGACGAAAATCAAGGGGATTGGCCCTAAAACAGCGCGTCACATCATTGACCAAGGTCACGATTTAGCGGACTTATTTGCGTACTCAAAAAAAGATTTGATGCAAATTCTTGGGATACGTGAGCCAATCGCCGAAGCAATATACAATAAAAGCTATATGCCCGCCTGTGAAAAAGAACTCGCTTTTATCGAAAAACATCAGATACAAGCGTTATGGCTGGAAGACGAAAATTACCCCGATAGGCTGCGGCAATGTGAAGACGCTCCGCTTGTTGTCTATTATAAAGGGAATCAACCACTCAACAGCGCAAAAGTTATTAGTATCGTCGGCACTAGACATTCAACCTATTATGGCCAGAAAATATGCGAAGATTTGCTAGATGCCATGAATTGTACCAAAGACACCCTAATCGTTAGTGGTCTTGCTTATGGTATTGACGCATTAGCACATCGCAACGCCCTAAAAAATAATATTCCCACTGTTGCTGTATTAGGGCATGGTCTCGATCGAATTTACCCTGCATCTCATCGCGAACTTGCCACAAAAATGCTAGACCAAGGCGGTTTATTGACAGAATTTACATCCAACACATTACCTGAGCGCAGTAATTTTCCTATGCGCAATCGCATCATAGCCGGTATGGCAGATGTCACCATTGTCGTCGAGGCGGCCATTAAAGGTGGTGCTTTAATTACTGCAGAAATAGCCAACAGCTACAACCGTGATGTATGTGCCTTCCCTGGCTCCATTTTTGAAAAAAGTTCTGAAGGCACAAACTACCTCATCAAAACCAACCGTGCTCATATGATTAGAGGTCTTCAGGATCTCGAATACCTCATGAATTGGGAAATCAGCACAAAAGCCGTTGACCAACAGCTTAGCCTTCCTTTGACACTGACAAAAGACCAACAACTCCTTTTTACACTCATTCAGCAAAAAGGACAATTAGAAATAGACCACATGATTGACCTCACAAAATGGCCACAAAGTAAATTGGCCTTAATCCTATTGGAACTTGAAATGCAGTCACTCATTCACGCCCTACCTGGAAAACGTTATAAAACTACCGGACAGACGGAAATTCAAAAAAACTAGCTCATTTCATAGCATGCACCAGCGCCGAAATGTTATTCGGAGCACAATAAAAATTCACCATTATACCCAACCAAAAACCAAGAATTAATGAACGAAAACAATACAAAAAGTATCTGGAAAGTCATCGGAGCTTCCTCCATGGGAACACTAATCGAATGGTATGACTTTTTCATTTTTGGCAGCCTATCCATTGTCATTTCCACCAAATTCTTTCCTGCAGAAAATCCAACAGCGGCTTTTCTTTCAACCCTAGCCACATTTGCCGCTGGATTTGTTGTCCGACCATTTGGCGCCCTATTTTTTGGCCGACTAGGTGATATTATCGGTCGAAAATATACGTTTATGGTTACTTTAATGCTCATGGGCGGAGCAACATTTCTCATAGGTTGTATCCCCAGCTATGAGAGTATTGGGTTTTGGGCACCGCTGCTCGTGTTGATCCTTCGTCTCTTGCAAGGTCTTGCTCTAGGAGGAGAATATGGAGGTGCAGCAACTTACGTCGCCGAACATGCCCCATTGGGCCAGCGGGGTTATTGGACATCATGGATACAAACAACAGCTACCTTTGGCCTTTTCATATCACTCGTTGTCATCCTCCTGACCAAAGGCTTTCTCAGCGAATCACAATTTGATTCTTGGGGATGGCGGGTTCCCTTCCTCCTATCTTTAGTCATGGTATACGTTTCCTATCTTATTCGTAAGAAGATGAAGGAATCACCCGAATTTAGCAAGGCCAAAGCGGAAGGAAAAACAAGTACAAATCCGCTAAAAGAAAGCTTTGGTAACCGATACAACCTCAAATTTGTACTGCTCGCACTTTTTGGTGCAGCCATGGGACAGGGCGTTGTTTGGTACACGGGACAGTTTTACTCGATGAGTTTCATGAAGACGGTCATGCACCTTCAATCTGACCAGGCCGATACAATCCTCGGCATCGCACTACTGTTGGGAACTCCATTTTTTGTCGTATTTGGGTGGCTTAGTGACAAAGTTGGACGAAAATGGATCATGCTCGGTGGGATGTTACTTGCCGTATTGACTTACCGCCCGATTTACGAATCCATGTACCAACTTTCTAATGCAGAACAGAAAGTCAAGGTGAACGAAACAACGGAGGTCCCCCTTGGACCGCAATCAACAGAAGTCATTTCGATCATCAAGACTCAATATGAGGACCAGACCGAAGTTACTAGAGCCAGCATGATACATCAGTCAGGAAAACTCAAAGGACAGCCAATGACCAAAACCACAGTCCATCTTGCAGGCAAGAACTATATGCTGCTCGTCCTGCTGATCTTTATACAAGTGATTTATATTACAATGGTGTACGGGCCCATCGCGGCATTTCTTGTTGAACTATTCCCTGTAAAGATCCGGTACACATCCATGTCCTTACCCTATCATGTTGGAAATGGAATATTCGGCGGCCTCCTTCCTGCGGTATCGACATACTTAACAACAAATGCTGAAGCATCCAATACCCCGCAATTCTATCTTGCAGGTTTGTGGTACCCTATTATCATTGCCATTGTATGTTTTATCATTGGTAGTATTTATATCAACAACAAATCAACTCCCGCAACACATGAATAATCTCAAAAAATTCCTCGGCATACTTTGGATCGTTTTAGCATTGTTTACCGCTTATTTCTCCATTTTTGAACTGGCCCTGCCAAAGATTTCAACGGGACATCAGGAAGATCTCGTTTTCGGAATCATTATCCTGTGCATCTTAACTCCCATAATCTCCATTGGACTCGGCTTATTTGGCTATTATTCCCTATTGGGCGAATACAATCAAGAAAAAATGTAGTCCAAAAAATGAGATCGACTTTGAATAAGGGAAATTAGACTATATAAGCCTATTCAAAGTCGATCTCATATACGCCAGATTATACTACTTCCGACGTTTCCAAAAGAACAATTACAGCCAGTGGACTTCGCCAAGCACTTATTTTACGCCATTGTTAGCGGATTTACACAGATACCAGCTATTTTCCACCATAAAATAAAGCTAAGAGCAGCTACTAAATACAATTTATTGCAATGATAATCAGCAGCATAAGATAAAATAGCATTTTTTCTTTCCTAAAACTGTTTTTTTTTCTACTTTTGTGGCGGGTAAGTCTTCTACGACCAGCTCCCATTGACTCCCCCAGGTTGGGAACAAAGCAAGGGTATTTGGTTGAGCGGTGCGATAGGAGTAGCTTACCCTTTTTTTATGCCCATTTTTTTTGACTAATCCTCCGGTCCAAAATTCAATTCTAACCTAATAATCAGCTAAATACCTTATATATCCCAATTGTTACCCGCATTTCCCCTATTTATAGAAGCCCTGTTACACAAGGAGTTTTAATCGCTTGGCATGTACATTCAACACAATTATAATTGTATATAAAAGCAAATTTATATAAGTTTGTAATCGAATAAGAACTATCGTATGAGTTGGTTTAAAAGAGAAAAAGCTGGTATTAGCACAGCTACCGCTAATAAAAAAGAAGCACCTGATGGTATGTGGAACAAATGTCCCACATGTAAAAAACCATTGTTGCATCTTGAACAAGTAGAAAACGACTATGTTTGTCAATATTGTGGGCACCACTTAAGAATTGGCTCCAAAGAATATTTTTCAATTTTATTTGACAATAACGAATTTACAGAACTATTTCCTAATCTAAATTCTGGTGATCCATTAGAATTTTTCGATTCAAAGCCATACCCTGAACGTTTAAAGGAAAGTCAAGCCAAAACAGGCCTGAAAGATGCTTTACGTTCTGGCCATGGAAAAATGAATGGTCAAGACATCGTTATTGCTTGTATGGACTTTAGTTTCATCGGCGGATCAATGGGATCTGTCGTTGGTGAAAAAATCGCGCGTTCGATAGATTACTGTATTGAGCATAAAATTCCATTTATGCTAATCTCCAAATCAGGAGGTGCACGTATGATGGAAGCCGCATTTTCATTGATGCAAATGGCTAAAACTTCGGCTAAATTAGCGTTATTGGCAAAGGCAGGACTTCCTTACGTTTGTTTATTGACTGACCCTACGACAGGAGGAGTTACAGCATCTTACGCGATGTTAGGTGATGTAAATATCGCAGAACCGGGAGCATTAATCGGATTTGCAGGACCACGTGTCATTAAAGAAACAATCAAAAAGGATCTTCCAAAAGGATTCCAGACTTCAGAATTTGTTCTTGAGCATGGATTTTTGGATTTCATTGTCGACCGTAGACAGTTAAAAAACAAAGTAGCTACTTATCTTAAATTAGTGGGATAATCATCCTCAAAATAAAAAAGAAAGCGGTGCCAAGAATATTCTTGGCACCGCTTTCTTTTTTGAAAGTGTCTATTTTATCGGCTAGAAAGCATCTTCAATTCAGCTCATAATTGTTGTGCCTATGACCTTATGAGGCTTTTATGGCAGGGTTGAATAGGCCATCTTTTTAAAGATATCGCCAAAAAGCCCATATTTTTCTTTTGGACAAATAATCTGTTTCGCCCTCCCTGTCATACGCTTCCCGCTCAAAAGAAATACGCCGGTAGGCTTTATCAAAATCTCTAAATTGAATAAAATGAACGACAAATTCTATGAGATACCATACATAGAAAAAGAGAATACCTAATTCAAGCGCCTGTCGCAAATGTATACGCTCATGACGAATCAAGTCGTCCTGCTGTTTAAAAAAGGTATTTTTCAGAAAGATAAAAGGATAAATAGTAATTGCATTGGCTTTTCCAAAAGAGAAGAAATTCGTCCAAAATTTGCTAACTATAATCATATATGATGTTTAGACCGTTTTCAAACTAGTCAAACTTAGAAAAATTTCCCTTTATACACAATTATTATTGGCTTCTCATGAATTGTACGATATCCCTCTCGGTCAGTCCCTAATCAGATAAGAGATCGCAAAAATTTCTTTTTGAATTGGAATTTTTATTAAGTTTGCTATAGATTAATCGTGAAGATATGCCGTACAAAGAGCGTGAAATAAATAAATTGTATTATACAATGGGAGAAGTTACAGAAATGTTTGATGTAAATGCGTCCCAAATACGTTTTTATGAGCGTGAATTTGACATTCTACAACCTAAGAAAAATAAAAAAGGCAATCGCTTATTTACGCAAGAAGATATTGCCAATTTAAAGATCATCTTCAATTTGGTTAAAGATAAAGGTTATACCCTACAGGGTGCACGTGATTACCTGCGTGACAACAAATCTGAGGCAAAAGAAAATCAACGTGTTGTAGATTCATTGGAGCGCTTGAAGAACTTTCTTCTTGAAGTTCGTGATTCACTATAGTACCTGAGAAACTTCTTTTAAAACTCCCGCCATAGGAAACTTTCCATCGTTTTCACCAACTTCTTCCCGTCTATCCGAGAGGGAAATTCTTTCGATTTATAGAAGAAATAAGATAACGAGCTGACACATTTTACAGCTGAAAATCATATATTTGTTTTACATCAGTAATAGTGTTATTTTATAATATATAGCCATGAAAATTGTGCTAAAAAGAATATATGATGCAGCTTCCCCTAGTGATGGGTATCGTGTACTCATCGATAGACTTTGGCCTCGTGGAATAACAAAGGAAAAGGCTCATTTGTCTGAATGGAATAAGAATCTTGCCCCTTCAAAAGAACTTCGGATCTGGTATCACCACAATCCAGCTTTGTGGGATGACTTCTCGGAAAAATATCGAACAGAACTAAAGCATAACAACTATTGCAAGGAATTTCTTGACCACAACAAGCAACAAGAAATCATTACGTTATTATATGCCGCCCATGACACCTTGCATACCCACGCCCTGATCTTACAGACCTATTTACAGGACCTTTATCAACAATATATCAGCAACAACAGATAATAGTACAACGACCATGCAGACAGCATCTATTTTTCAAAACGTCACATTTCAGGACAAAAAACCCAAAATGGACCTCCTGCTAGAAACAAATGGCAGCAAAGAATATCGCTTGGCTTTTGCAGAAGGGCAATATCTAAAGGAGCATACAACAGCTGCATCAATTATTGTGGAAATTGTCGAAGGCAATATTGATTTTGGCGTTAACGGAAGCAAAATCAGTCTAACGAAAGGCATGTTAGTGACATTAGAGCCGAATGTACCGCACGATCTCTTTGCCATTACCCAAAGTATCGTCCGGCTGTCTATTCATAAAAAAGACTAAAGAAGAATCTAGGTGACTTAACGGTCTTTGAGTTCAATAACCTCCAGGTTCTCAATTTTATCTTTATTGATCTCAAACCGCATTAATGTCCTTACTTTGTGCCAGCCCTGCTTACCTGCCGCCCCAGGGTTAAGATGGAGACAATGGATCTTGGGGTCGAAGATAACCTTTAAGATATGTGAATGTCCAGTAATAAATAATTTAGGTGGATTTTTCATCAATTCCCCTTTTATGCGTGCAGCATATTTCCCCGGATAACCACCAATATGTGTCATAAATACGTCCACTTCCTCACACCTAAACCTCAAATCTTCTGGAAATTGTAAACGAATTTCCTGACCATCAATGTTTCCGTATACTCCGCGCAGTGGCTTAAAAGCGGCTAACCGATCCGCAACATCAGGATCACCAAAATCGCCCACATGCCATATCTCGTCGCAGGCTGCAAAATGAGTAAATACAGCTTCATCTAAAAAAGAATGTGTATCCGAGAGTAATCCGATCTTTGTCATCACTTAAAAAGCTAAAAAATAAGGTGCCAAGGCATTTCGATAAGCTTCTGAATAAATACCCTTGGCGGCATAAATAACAAACGTACGTTGAGCGAGCAGTTCGACGCGTAAGCGTTCAAATGTAACGATTTTCCGAATGGCCGACTCCCCTTCAAAGGAGCTTATTTGTACTTCACTGGAACAGTATAATCCCCTTTCCGCCGAAATTTTAGTCAACGTTTCCGCTAATGCCGTTGGAACGATCAACACTAATTTTCCCCGATCCGATAAACGTAAAGCGGCGAAATCCAGCAGTTCAGCAAAAAAATCCAGATCGGTATGTCGCGCCAGCTTCTTGCGTTCATCCGGGTTATGTAAGGAATCTGTATAAAAGGGTGGATTTGATACGATCAGATCGTAATGCCCTTGTACATCCATTTGTTGAAAGGAGGAAGCATGCAGCACTAAACGTTCCTGGAAAATGGAATTACGGAAGTTTCTGTCAGCCATCGCAGCAGCCAAAGGGTCAATTTCGACAGCCTCTACCCTACTGTCTACGAGCCGTTGAGCCAACATCAATGCAATGACTCCCGTACCTGTACCTACGTCCAGTATCCGGTCCACAGGTTCTACTTCCAGCAAGGAAGCCAGCAGTACACCATCTGTGTTAATTTTCATTGCACAGTCAGACTGATCAACCTCAAACTGTTTAAACCGAAATATCGACGCCATACATCAAAGATAAAACTTTTAGAACCTTTGGTACAAACAAACCAGTGTATCCTGCAATTTATTTGCTAATTTAGTCAGCAACAAATCTATATAAGCCATGAATATCCGTCAGCTTGCTTTTATGATATTGATCATCATCGGTGTGCTTCCTACAAAACTATTGCATGCACAAGAGAATTGTGACCGGCATACAACTGAAATACTTCCCTTATTGACAAAAACATTGAACAACAATGACTTTGACAAAATTGATCCTTTACTCAATAGTATACAAGCTAGCTGTGGTACCAACGAGTTTGTACAGCGTTTACGTATTCTTATATACATCATTGAAAAAAAGAATACCACAACAGAGATCAAAAATTATATAGACAATCAATTCGATAAAAATTTTCTACAAAGACTGGATGCGGCAGACCAGGACGATTTTACAACACAATACGAACAGCATAAGGAAAAATACAATTTCGTGCCATTAAGACATCCCCTGGAGGGCATGATAAAAGTAAGAGCCAAAGCCCTGCTTGCTTCCGATAGTTATACGTTAACCGATCAGGAAAAAACTATTTTAGAGCTTTTTTCAGATACTGAAGTTGCCAATGCCGTACAAGACCAACAAGCTAACGAACAAGATAATCAACAGCGGTTTCCAGTCCCCAAAGTGTACAGAGATAGACAGAAAGCCAAACTGGGCTATGTTCCTTCAATCGGCGTAGTCACCCCACTTGGCGGAGCCAACAAAATTTTCGGAACCAACATAAACTTTGGATTTATGCTGATGAGCTCGCTGGAAAGAAAATTTATTTTCGAAGGTGGCTTCAAGGTGCGCATCAACTCAAACGACCGCAATATTGATTACAATTACGAGGGCTCCAATGTTTCGGTCAATTCTTCAGCGACCGCATTTATGGGCGGTGCTGTAGGTTACAAAGTTTTTGACAACGACAAATTTATACTG
The DNA window shown above is from Sphingobacterium thalpophilum and carries:
- the tgt gene encoding tRNA guanosine(34) transglycosylase Tgt; translation: MKFTLQAQDKLSKARAGVVETAHGPIQTPIFMPVGTAGTVKAIHQHELKNDIEAQIILGNTYHLYLRPGLNVLNKAGGLHKFNGWDRPILTDSGGYQVYSLTEVRKIKEEGVTFRSHIDGSKHLFTPENVMDTQRIIGADIIMAFDECTPYPCDYGYARRSLDMTHRWLKRCVDRFDSTDPLYGYDQTLFPIVQGSVYKDLRIKSAETIASFNREGNAIGGLSVGEPAEEMYAMTEVVCDILPHDKPRYLMGVGTPVNILENIALGVDMFDCVMPTRNARNGMLFTQNGIINIKNEKWKDDFSPIEAESDLHADHFYSKAYLRHLIKSQEILGAQIASLHNLHFYLWLVNQARERIIDGTFYDWKNKMVKILDQRL
- a CDS encoding glycosyltransferase; this encodes MLDLHVFLANLPYIAFGVLGLFLLIQLYYILFVYSKLSNYQIEPVQEGTEFPPLSVIICAHNEQDNIPEFLPTILNQDYPNFEVIVVNDFSTDNTPWILHDFEAKYPHLKIVDIKEHIRLKHGKKFAVSMGIKASKHQTLVFTDADCAPQSDQWLKEIAAAFRPETEIVLGYSPYFKKKSLLNLLIRFETSHTAMSYFSYALKGDAYMGVGRNMAYQKDLFFRNKGFAAHMHIKSGDDDLFVNQNANPTNVNIALAAESIVYSEPKATWRSYYKQKARHSGASTIYKKRHQRMLGTQLVSAVFFYIALIATAIAFPMYWYVPVTAYLLRLIAQWIIFANIYKKLEVKELIWWLPLVDFIYYFYICINGIFSRKKKKISWK
- the rsmG gene encoding 16S rRNA (guanine(527)-N(7))-methyltransferase RsmG, which encodes MNPTVDIIYNYFPKLTDIQKEQFAKLADLYTFWNSQINVISRKDIDSLYLHHVLHSLGIAKFVQELTPGTQILDVGTGGGFPGIPMAIMFPEVKFHLVDSIGKKIKVVREVAAGLGLQNVEADHIRAEQLDDKYDFVISRAVTRLGEFTPWIQNKFAKKDKNGIPNGILYLKGGDLTEEIKESKLKAELHPLSDYFKEDFFDTKYLVYVPM
- the dprA gene encoding DNA-processing protein DprA, with the translated sequence MKLIYPIALTKIKGIGPKTARHIIDQGHDLADLFAYSKKDLMQILGIREPIAEAIYNKSYMPACEKELAFIEKHQIQALWLEDENYPDRLRQCEDAPLVVYYKGNQPLNSAKVISIVGTRHSTYYGQKICEDLLDAMNCTKDTLIVSGLAYGIDALAHRNALKNNIPTVAVLGHGLDRIYPASHRELATKMLDQGGLLTEFTSNTLPERSNFPMRNRIIAGMADVTIVVEAAIKGGALITAEIANSYNRDVCAFPGSIFEKSSEGTNYLIKTNRAHMIRGLQDLEYLMNWEISTKAVDQQLSLPLTLTKDQQLLFTLIQQKGQLEIDHMIDLTKWPQSKLALILLELEMQSLIHALPGKRYKTTGQTEIQKN
- a CDS encoding MFS transporter, with amino-acid sequence MNENNTKSIWKVIGASSMGTLIEWYDFFIFGSLSIVISTKFFPAENPTAAFLSTLATFAAGFVVRPFGALFFGRLGDIIGRKYTFMVTLMLMGGATFLIGCIPSYESIGFWAPLLVLILRLLQGLALGGEYGGAATYVAEHAPLGQRGYWTSWIQTTATFGLFISLVVILLTKGFLSESQFDSWGWRVPFLLSLVMVYVSYLIRKKMKESPEFSKAKAEGKTSTNPLKESFGNRYNLKFVLLALFGAAMGQGVVWYTGQFYSMSFMKTVMHLQSDQADTILGIALLLGTPFFVVFGWLSDKVGRKWIMLGGMLLAVLTYRPIYESMYQLSNAEQKVKVNETTEVPLGPQSTEVISIIKTQYEDQTEVTRASMIHQSGKLKGQPMTKTTVHLAGKNYMLLVLLIFIQVIYITMVYGPIAAFLVELFPVKIRYTSMSLPYHVGNGIFGGLLPAVSTYLTTNAEASNTPQFYLAGLWYPIIIAIVCFIIGSIYINNKSTPATHE
- a CDS encoding DUF6814 family protein, whose amino-acid sequence is MNNLKKFLGILWIVLALFTAYFSIFELALPKISTGHQEDLVFGIIILCILTPIISIGLGLFGYYSLLGEYNQEKM
- the accD gene encoding acetyl-CoA carboxylase, carboxyltransferase subunit beta translates to MSWFKREKAGISTATANKKEAPDGMWNKCPTCKKPLLHLEQVENDYVCQYCGHHLRIGSKEYFSILFDNNEFTELFPNLNSGDPLEFFDSKPYPERLKESQAKTGLKDALRSGHGKMNGQDIVIACMDFSFIGGSMGSVVGEKIARSIDYCIEHKIPFMLISKSGGARMMEAAFSLMQMAKTSAKLALLAKAGLPYVCLLTDPTTGGVTASYAMLGDVNIAEPGALIGFAGPRVIKETIKKDLPKGFQTSEFVLEHGFLDFIVDRRQLKNKVATYLKLVG
- a CDS encoding MerR family transcriptional regulator, whose product is MPYKEREINKLYYTMGEVTEMFDVNASQIRFYEREFDILQPKKNKKGNRLFTQEDIANLKIIFNLVKDKGYTLQGARDYLRDNKSEAKENQRVVDSLERLKNFLLEVRDSL
- a CDS encoding DUF488 domain-containing protein translates to MKIVLKRIYDAASPSDGYRVLIDRLWPRGITKEKAHLSEWNKNLAPSKELRIWYHHNPALWDDFSEKYRTELKHNNYCKEFLDHNKQQEIITLLYAAHDTLHTHALILQTYLQDLYQQYISNNR